One genomic window of Daphnia pulex isolate KAP4 chromosome 12, ASM2113471v1 includes the following:
- the LOC124208667 gene encoding solute carrier family 28 member 3-like: MELGKVNGGYDIQVEINLPEDPQESNYGTLQISQLKAREESVNGSLSKKKRRKSKTSPTEPEEGTEEVNPSCSFLGNALEKFWAHLSDFAVQRKSLVRWLVYIILALLYNAYFIASIYYSIHNGIPMDWCNGVGLLIIITVITYVSLFYFQVVKKFWGKSIDRAVLKPIRAHFDRVWKFRLVQYGVYLVIVAALITFLVIDTKDERYRLVSFFGLLVFVLLGWIFSKHPSKVKWSHVTWGVGLQFIFGLIVLRWELGRQVIQCLGDKITKFLDYSNEGSGFVYGYLVTDKNMAGIVLGSVFAFKILSVIFFFSFFVSILYYYGIMQWVVQKIGWLLQISIGTTAAESMNAAGNIFLGQTEAPLLIRPLLPKMTKSELHAVMTGGFATIAGGVLAAFISFGISASHLLSASVMSAPAALAFSKLFYPESEKSQTKAGDVKIPKGTESNALDAAAQGAANAVFLVLNIIANLIAFLAFIAFLNGIISWFGGLLGAPYVTFEYIMGKIFIPVAWLMGVPAAECDLVANLVALKTIVNEFAAYSKLSEYVAQGIISKRAETIATYALCGFSNPGSIGTQIAALSTMAPERQSDLAQVAFRAFVAGSAACFMTACIAGTLISSVSDTPISTTFAPSTFSFTPNMTAVF, from the exons ATGGAACTAGGAAAAGTGAATGGCGGGTATGATATCCAAGTAGAAATAAACCTCCCGGAGGACCCGCAAGAATCGAATTACGGCACATTACAAATTTCACAGTTGAAGGCTCGAGAAGAAAGCGTCAATGGAAgtctttcaaaaaagaaacgaaggaAATCCAAGACATCCCCGACAGAACCCGAAGAAGGAACAGAAGAGGTGAATCCGTCATGTTCGTTCCTCGGCAACGCACTGGAAAAATTCTGGGCTCACTTGAGCGACTTTGCTGTTCAAAGAAAGTCGTTGGTTCGCTGGCTTGTCTATATTATCCTAGCCCTTCTTTACAACGCCTATTTCATAGCCAGCATTTACTATTCAATTCATAATGGCATCCCGATGGATTGGTGCAACGGTGTCGGCTTGCTCATCATTATTACTGTCATCACCTACGTCAGCCTTTTCTACTTCCAAGTTGTGAAAAAGTTTTGGGGGAAATCCATTGATCGAGCCGTTTTAAAACCAATCAGGGCGCATTTTGATCGCGTTTGGAAATTCCG ATTGGTCCAGTATGGTGTTTACTTGGTGATTGTCGCTGCCTTGATCACATTCCTTGTTATCGATACAAAGGACGAACGATATCGACTCGTCTCTTTCTTTGGTTTACTTGTTTTCGTGCTTCTCGGTTGGATTTTTTCCAAGCATCCGTCCAAA GTCAAGTGGAGTCATGTAACCTGGGGTGTGGGACTTCAGTTTATTTTCGGATTAATCGTCTTGCGATGGGAATTGGGTCGCCAGGTTATCCAGTGCCTCGGCGACAAAATCACCAAATTCCTCGATTATTCCAACGAAGGATCGGGCTTCGTTTATGGCTATTTGGTTACCGATAAAAACATGGCAGGAATCGTTCTCGGATCTGTTTTTGCCTTCAAG ATACTTTcagtcatcttcttcttcagcttcttcgTTAGCATCCTTTACTACTATGGCATTATGCAGTGGGTCGTCCAGAAAATCGGATGGCTGTTGCAAATATCCATCGGTACCACGGCCGCCGAGTCTATGAATGCAGCTGGGAATATCTTTTTAGGCCAA ACCGAGGCCCCTTTGTTAATTAGACCCCTTCTTCCTAAAATGACCAAGTCTGAGCTTCACGCCGTAATGACGGGTGGATTCGCCACCATAGCAG GCGGAGTTCTGGCAGCATTCATCAGTTTTGGTATCAGTGCATCCCATTTGTTATCGGCATCCGTCATGTCTGCACCGGCCGCTCTAGCCTTTTCCAAACTCTTTTATCCGGAATCGGAGAAATCACAAACTAAAGCTGGAGACGTGAAAATTCCTAAAGG GACGGAATCCAACGCTCTCGATGCAGCCGCCCAAGGAGCAGCTAATGCCGTCTTTTTGGTACTGAATATCATCGCCAATTTAATCGCCTTTTTAGCTTTCATCGCCTTCCTCAATGGAATCATCTCCTGGTTTGGTGGTCTTCTAGGAGCTCCATACGTCACGTTTGAA TACATCATGGGCAAGATATTCATCCCTGTTGCTTGGTTGATGGGCGTGCCCGCAGCCGAGTGTGATCTAGTGGCCAATCTTGTGGCTCTCAAGACTATCGTCAATGAGTTTGCAGCTTACAGCAAGCTATCGGAATACGTGGCACAAGGAATCATTTCG AAACGAGCTGAAACCATCGCTACCTACGCTCTTTGTGGCTTCTCCAATCCCGGGTCGATTGGTACCCAGATAGCCGCTCTTTCCACCATGGCACCCGAACGGCAGAGCGACTTGGCCCAGGTGGCCTTTCGAGCATTTGTAGCGGGCAGTGCAGCCTGCTTTATGACTGCGTGTATCGCAG GCACTCTAATATCATCCGTCTCTGACACACCAATATCCACTACCTTTGCaccttcaactttttctttcactcccAATATGACAGCCGTGTTCtaa
- the LOC124208756 gene encoding rac GTPase-activating protein 1-like isoform X2 translates to MESSAQISILARQFDDLCKGFNNLIEDFRRYAVNQENCQIKWLEAEDEVRHLKNQLNDANQVNSKLQAQYHQTTVLLKNEVKVRTHLQEEKKTLEKKLKSSKERTGTAENNAEPPRRNRHSMPGMCPPSRDWLCNENVSDSNSMGTSSIASEIINEETNRDSELPPSSARSSRISTRSNRPSGFDSYLTTDGGFKRRSRRDGVLDTSCSERLIATTTVSIPIKGGPITATSVIETSPETCEMTEEINSSFGLLEPPKNRFIMSETSPTVNGRRSTSVPATARLSEGQGAAYLRPVASGGRLSLNQRRHNFSQKTIIKSENCLPCGNRIKFGKLAFKCSDCRATCHVDCKTRMPQICVPTTQASISRGLAGTLADFAPSTVPMIPSLIVHCVNEVERRGMKEVALYRVNGSEKEITDLKEEMVRGKMQPQRLAQVNIHVVTGALKLFLRTLKEPLITFTLWKSFAGICDLDEEMDVQTALYALIPELPRPNRDTLAYLILHIQKVADTPECKMLASSLARVFGPIIIGHSRPNPDVELTLKETKKQACITEKLLQIPSDYWCRFIMTDH, encoded by the exons AG attttagaAGGTATGCTGTGAATCAAGAAAACTGCCAAATCAAATGGCTTGAGGCTGAGGATGAAGTGAGGCACCTGAAGAATCAACTAAATGATGCCAATCAGGTGAATTCAAAGCTGCAGGCTCAGTACCATCAAACAACTgtccttttgaaaaatgaagttaAAGTTCGAACTCATCTccaggaggagaagaaaactCTG GAAAAGAAGCTCAAATCATCAAAAGAAAGGACTGGCACAGCTGAAAACAATGCTGAACCTCCCAGAAGAAATCGTCACTCAATGCCAGGGATGTGTCCGCCGTCTCGAGATTGGTTGTGCAACGAAAATGTCAGCGATTCAAACAGCATGGGGACATCGTCAATCGCCTCTGAAATTATTAATGAGGAAACGAATCGCGATAGTGAGCTGCCACCCTCTAGTGCACGATCAAGTCGAATTTCAACCCGTTCGAACCGTCCATCAGGTTTTGACTCGTACCTCACGACTGATGGGGGTTTCAAACGCAGATCTCGACGTGAC GGAGTCCTTGATACATCATGTAGTGAGCGTCTCATCGCCACGACTACAGTATCGATTCCCATAAAAGGAGGTCCTATCACAGCTACTTCAGTTATTGAAACAAGTCCTGAAACATGTGAAATGACAGAGGAAATCAATTCTTCTTTCG GTTTGTTGGAGCCACCCAAAAATCGATTTATCATGAGTGAAACATCTCCTACAGTAAATGGTAGAAGGAGTACCAGTGTGCCGGCAACGGCTCGCCTTTCCGAAGGGCAGGGGGCAGCTTATCTACGACCTGTGGCATCTGGAGGGCGGCTTTCTCTCAATCAGCGCCGACACAATTTCAGTCAAAAGACTATTATTAAGTCGGAAAATTGCCTTCCGTGCGGGAACAG AATTAAGTTTGGAAAGCTGGCTTTCAAATGCTCTGATTGTCGCGCTACTTGTCATGTGGACTGCAAGACTCGTATGCCTCAAATATGTGTCCCAACGACACAAGCTTCCATCAGTAGAGGATTAGCCGGAACTTTGGCTGACTTTGCACCGTCGACAGTCCCCATGATACCCAGTCTGATTGTCCACTGTGTGAATGAAGTTGAGCGCAGAGGAATGAAAGAAGTGGCTCTTTATCGCGTCAATGgttccgaaaaagaaataacagatTTAAAG GAAGAAATGGTGCGAGGCAAGATGCAGCCTCAACGCCTAGCGCAAGTGAATATTCATGTCGTGACTGGTGCATTAAAGTTGTTTTTACGTACACTTAAGGAACCCCTCATCACTTTCACGTTATGGAAAAGCTTTGCTGGCATATGCGATCTTGATGAAGAGATGGATGTCCAAACAGCATTGTACGCTCTTATACCAGAGCTTCCGCGCCCCAATCGGGATACGCTCGCTTATCTTATTCTTCACATTCAAAA GGTGGCTGATACTCCCGAGTGTAAAATGCTCGCATCTAGTTTGGCTAGGGTGTTTGGTCCAATTATTATAGGCCATTCTCGCCCTAATCCGGATGTCGAGTTAACTTTGaaggaaaccaaaaaacaagcTTGC ATCACGGAGAAATTGTTGCAGATTCCGAGTGATTATTGGTGTCGCTTCATCATGACGGACCATTAG
- the LOC124208756 gene encoding rac GTPase-activating protein 1-like isoform X1, which produces MESSAQISILARQFDDLCKGFNNLIEDFRRYAVNQENCQIKWLEAEDEVRHLKNQLNDANQVNSKLQAQYHQTTVLLKNEVKVRTHLQEEKKTLEKKLKSSKERTGTAENNAEPPRRNRHSMPGMCPPSRDWLCNENVSDSNSMGTSSIASEIINEETNRDSELPPSSARSSRISTRSNRPSGFDSYLTTDGGFKRRSRRDGVLDTSCSERLIATTTVSIPIKGGPITATSVIETSPETCEMTEEINSSFGKKRRVRIDSHQQLENEPDIAPSAPSQSLLEPPKNRFIMSETSPTVNGRRSTSVPATARLSEGQGAAYLRPVASGGRLSLNQRRHNFSQKTIIKSENCLPCGNRIKFGKLAFKCSDCRATCHVDCKTRMPQICVPTTQASISRGLAGTLADFAPSTVPMIPSLIVHCVNEVERRGMKEVALYRVNGSEKEITDLKEEMVRGKMQPQRLAQVNIHVVTGALKLFLRTLKEPLITFTLWKSFAGICDLDEEMDVQTALYALIPELPRPNRDTLAYLILHIQKVADTPECKMLASSLARVFGPIIIGHSRPNPDVELTLKETKKQACITEKLLQIPSDYWCRFIMTDH; this is translated from the exons AG attttagaAGGTATGCTGTGAATCAAGAAAACTGCCAAATCAAATGGCTTGAGGCTGAGGATGAAGTGAGGCACCTGAAGAATCAACTAAATGATGCCAATCAGGTGAATTCAAAGCTGCAGGCTCAGTACCATCAAACAACTgtccttttgaaaaatgaagttaAAGTTCGAACTCATCTccaggaggagaagaaaactCTG GAAAAGAAGCTCAAATCATCAAAAGAAAGGACTGGCACAGCTGAAAACAATGCTGAACCTCCCAGAAGAAATCGTCACTCAATGCCAGGGATGTGTCCGCCGTCTCGAGATTGGTTGTGCAACGAAAATGTCAGCGATTCAAACAGCATGGGGACATCGTCAATCGCCTCTGAAATTATTAATGAGGAAACGAATCGCGATAGTGAGCTGCCACCCTCTAGTGCACGATCAAGTCGAATTTCAACCCGTTCGAACCGTCCATCAGGTTTTGACTCGTACCTCACGACTGATGGGGGTTTCAAACGCAGATCTCGACGTGAC GGAGTCCTTGATACATCATGTAGTGAGCGTCTCATCGCCACGACTACAGTATCGATTCCCATAAAAGGAGGTCCTATCACAGCTACTTCAGTTATTGAAACAAGTCCTGAAACATGTGAAATGACAGAGGAAATCAATTCTTCTTTCGGTAAGAAACGAAGAGTGCGTATCGACAGCCATCAGCAGTTGGAGAATGAGCCCGATATAGCTCCTAGTGCCCCTTCACAAA GTTTGTTGGAGCCACCCAAAAATCGATTTATCATGAGTGAAACATCTCCTACAGTAAATGGTAGAAGGAGTACCAGTGTGCCGGCAACGGCTCGCCTTTCCGAAGGGCAGGGGGCAGCTTATCTACGACCTGTGGCATCTGGAGGGCGGCTTTCTCTCAATCAGCGCCGACACAATTTCAGTCAAAAGACTATTATTAAGTCGGAAAATTGCCTTCCGTGCGGGAACAG AATTAAGTTTGGAAAGCTGGCTTTCAAATGCTCTGATTGTCGCGCTACTTGTCATGTGGACTGCAAGACTCGTATGCCTCAAATATGTGTCCCAACGACACAAGCTTCCATCAGTAGAGGATTAGCCGGAACTTTGGCTGACTTTGCACCGTCGACAGTCCCCATGATACCCAGTCTGATTGTCCACTGTGTGAATGAAGTTGAGCGCAGAGGAATGAAAGAAGTGGCTCTTTATCGCGTCAATGgttccgaaaaagaaataacagatTTAAAG GAAGAAATGGTGCGAGGCAAGATGCAGCCTCAACGCCTAGCGCAAGTGAATATTCATGTCGTGACTGGTGCATTAAAGTTGTTTTTACGTACACTTAAGGAACCCCTCATCACTTTCACGTTATGGAAAAGCTTTGCTGGCATATGCGATCTTGATGAAGAGATGGATGTCCAAACAGCATTGTACGCTCTTATACCAGAGCTTCCGCGCCCCAATCGGGATACGCTCGCTTATCTTATTCTTCACATTCAAAA GGTGGCTGATACTCCCGAGTGTAAAATGCTCGCATCTAGTTTGGCTAGGGTGTTTGGTCCAATTATTATAGGCCATTCTCGCCCTAATCCGGATGTCGAGTTAACTTTGaaggaaaccaaaaaacaagcTTGC ATCACGGAGAAATTGTTGCAGATTCCGAGTGATTATTGGTGTCGCTTCATCATGACGGACCATTAG